The Gordonia sp. KTR9 genome contains a region encoding:
- a CDS encoding CocE/NonD family hydrolase — translation MTYQLDPTQSRARVVPSTRTRTSGAPHFGTLPLGDPTGGADGIRWREQVDGKQLYPRVVIDRNVSITMSDGVVLRATVIRPANRFGQTILTPYPAVVNINPYNRAAIDFIDQTLHAPVLGKALHTASRSIDATGTALEGLTTLTKTLSGGVFDVFGINRNLVRSGYVQVVVDVRGTGASLGKWQILGPREQQDSVEVIDWVTGQEWCDGSVGMAGWSYSAINSLQAADKRPAALQAVFAVEGCDDLVRDIYITGGMPSAFIPVWLSAVNMLKWVPNPANVIRDLVRGDAVRWAIDRVKSPATEIPSLLWGFLTARDPRIFDDPYFDDRDPVVDRIEAPTFTVGAWHDLFGRSATGVYERLQMEPGRKQMIVGDGYHLDVGSGYGGQFAPPRLDVLERAWFDRWLKGHRNGIEYYGPVTMLQQGGAWTAGQSFPRPGVAPTRLYLTAESSSTADHSVHDGSLSTTPAQGVSSLHVRPDSRGLRSRDMTQVTAGATLVLGADYAKDARYQERGALSFTTEPVLEATPISGAMNLRLNVATTAHEAIWAVTVNDVAPDGTSVVLTNGALSASNRALDQSKSTYADDGSLLSAHHYLSHKRKLPVPADEPIRLDVDLVPTDAVLQPGHRLRVDVYAASLPRYLTLVPDLIKARGRRHQRLVLDPDHPSHLTLLAGDGLR, via the coding sequence ATGACGTATCAGCTGGATCCCACACAGTCGCGCGCACGGGTCGTTCCGTCGACACGCACGCGCACCAGCGGTGCGCCGCATTTCGGCACCCTCCCCCTGGGCGATCCCACCGGCGGCGCCGACGGCATCCGCTGGCGTGAACAGGTCGACGGCAAGCAGCTCTACCCACGCGTGGTCATCGACCGCAACGTCTCCATCACCATGAGCGACGGCGTGGTCCTGCGCGCCACCGTGATCCGCCCCGCCAACAGGTTCGGGCAGACGATCCTCACGCCCTACCCCGCGGTCGTCAACATCAACCCGTACAACCGTGCCGCCATCGACTTCATCGACCAGACCCTGCACGCCCCGGTCCTCGGCAAGGCGCTGCACACCGCGTCCCGGTCGATCGACGCCACCGGCACCGCGCTCGAGGGACTCACCACGCTGACGAAGACGCTGTCCGGTGGCGTCTTCGACGTCTTCGGCATCAATCGGAACCTGGTGCGCAGCGGGTACGTACAGGTGGTCGTCGATGTCCGCGGAACCGGTGCGAGCCTGGGCAAGTGGCAGATCCTCGGCCCTCGCGAGCAGCAGGACTCGGTGGAGGTCATCGACTGGGTGACCGGGCAGGAATGGTGTGACGGAAGCGTCGGGATGGCCGGTTGGTCGTACTCTGCCATCAACTCGCTGCAGGCCGCGGACAAGCGGCCCGCCGCGCTCCAGGCCGTCTTCGCGGTCGAGGGGTGCGACGACCTGGTGCGCGACATCTACATCACCGGCGGCATGCCGTCGGCGTTCATCCCGGTGTGGTTGTCGGCGGTCAATATGCTCAAGTGGGTTCCCAACCCCGCCAATGTGATCCGCGACCTCGTGCGCGGCGACGCGGTGCGCTGGGCGATCGACCGGGTGAAGTCCCCCGCCACCGAGATCCCCTCGTTGCTGTGGGGGTTCCTCACCGCACGCGATCCACGTATCTTCGACGACCCGTACTTCGACGACCGCGATCCGGTCGTCGACCGCATCGAGGCGCCCACCTTCACCGTCGGAGCGTGGCATGATCTGTTCGGCCGCAGTGCAACCGGCGTCTACGAGCGGTTGCAGATGGAGCCCGGACGCAAGCAGATGATCGTCGGCGACGGTTATCACCTCGACGTCGGGTCGGGGTACGGCGGTCAGTTCGCTCCCCCGCGTCTGGACGTCCTCGAACGCGCGTGGTTCGACCGCTGGCTCAAGGGGCACCGCAACGGGATCGAGTACTACGGACCGGTCACGATGCTGCAGCAGGGCGGCGCCTGGACCGCGGGCCAGAGCTTTCCCCGCCCGGGGGTGGCTCCGACGCGGCTCTACCTCACCGCCGAGTCATCGTCGACCGCCGACCATTCGGTCCACGACGGGTCGCTGAGCACCACTCCCGCTCAGGGGGTTTCGTCGCTGCACGTACGTCCGGACAGCCGCGGGCTCCGTTCCCGCGACATGACCCAGGTGACCGCGGGCGCGACCCTGGTCCTCGGCGCCGACTACGCCAAGGACGCGCGTTACCAGGAACGCGGCGCACTGTCGTTCACCACCGAGCCGGTACTCGAGGCCACCCCGATCAGCGGCGCGATGAACCTGCGCCTCAACGTCGCAACCACGGCACACGAGGCGATCTGGGCGGTGACCGTGAACGACGTCGCGCCCGACGGCACGTCGGTCGTGTTGACCAACGGCGCGCTGTCGGCCTCGAATCGCGCTCTGGACCAGTCGAAGTCGACGTACGCCGACGACGGCAGCCTGCTCTCCGCGCACCACTACCTGTCCCACAAGCGCAAGCTGCCGGTGCCCGCCGACGAACCGATCCGCCTCGACGTCGACCTCGTCCCCACCGATGCGGTCCTGCAGCCGGGTCATCGGCTCCGTGTCGACGTCTACGCCGCGAGCCTGCCGCGCTACCTGACCCTCGTGCCCGACCTCATCAAGGCACGCGGCCGACGCCATCAACGTCTCGTGCTCGACCCCGACCACCCGAGCCACCTGACCCTGCTGGCCGGCGACGGGCTGCGCTGA